One Salvelinus namaycush isolate Seneca chromosome 4, SaNama_1.0, whole genome shotgun sequence genomic window carries:
- the LOC120045456 gene encoding RNA-binding protein with serine-rich domain 1-like isoform X2, translated as MDDKAKERGKEKMGATKEGAEKDRGREKEKGRKRRSSTGSSRSSSSSSSGSSSGSSSGSSSSSASSHSGSSSSRSSSSTSSGSPSRRRHDNHRRSRSKSKSSVKKDDKERRKRSPSPRPTKVFLGRLTRNVVKEHIQEIFSTYGKIKMIDMPVDRLRPHLSKGYAYVEFENADEAEKALQQMDGGQIDGQEITATAVLAPRVIRPPPRRPSPPRRMPPPPPMWRRTPPRLRRRSRSPRRRSPVRRRTRSRSPGRRRHRSRSSSNSSR; from the exons ATGGATGACAAGGCAAAAGAGCGAGGAAAGGAGAAAATGGGTGCCACCAAGGAGGGAGCTGAGAAGGACAGGggcagggagaaggagaagggacGCAAGCGACGTAGCTCCACTGGGAGCAGCAG GTCCAGCTCCAGTAGCAGCTCTGGCTCCAGCTCCGGTTCTTCCAGCGGCTCCAGTTCCTCCTCTGCCTCAAGCCACTCCGGGTCTTCCAGCTCCCGATCTTCTAGCTCAACCAGCTCCGGGTCGCCCAGTCGTCGCCGCCACGACAACCACCGCCGCTCACGGTCCAA ATCCAAGTCATCAGTGAAAAAGGATGACAAGGAGAGGCGTAAGAGGAGCCCCAGCCCCCGACCAACTAAGGTGTTCCTGGGCCGCCTCACCAGAAACGTTGTCAAG GAACACATCCAGGAGATCTTCAGCACCTATGGCAAAATCAAGATGATTGACATGCCTGTGGACAGGCTCCGCCCACACCTGTCAAAGGGCTACGCCTACGTGGAGTTTGAGAATGCCGATGAGGCCGAGAAGGCTCTTCAACAGATGGATGGAG GTCAGATTGACGGACAGGAGATCACAGCCACTGCCGTGCTGGCTCCTAGGGTAATACGCCCGCCCCCTCGCAGGCCCTCCCCCCCTCGCAGGATGCCCCCACCACCCCCGATGTGGCGACGCACCCCTCCACGCCTGAGGAGAAG ATCTCGGTCACCGCGGAGACGCTCTCCGGTTCGCCGCAGGACTCGTTCACGCTCGCCCGGTCGCAGACGCCACCGCTCACGCTCCAGCTCCAATTCCTCCCGGTAG
- the LOC120045373 gene encoding vesicle transport through interaction with t-SNAREs homolog 1A-like, translating into MSSDFEAYEQDFGTLTAEITNKIGRIPKLGGEEKTQLVLNVDKQLEEVRELMEQMDLEVRELPIQSRGMYQSRLKSYKGEMEKLEKDFKRSRIAYSDEVRNELLGEDAGSSESQPKGQGCF; encoded by the exons ATGTCTTCAGATTTTGAAGCCTATGAACAGGACTTTGGAACCCTGACAGCAGAAATAACCAACAAAATTGGAAGGATTCCCAAATTAGGTGGAG AGGAGAAGACACAGCTGGTTCTAAATGTCGACAAACAGCTCGAAGAAGTCAGAGAGTTG ATGGAGCAGATGGATCTGGAGGTGCGTGAGCTCCCCATCCAGAGCAGAGGCATGTACCAGAGCAGACTGAAGAGCTATAAGGGGGAGATGGAGAAGCTGGAGAAAGACTTT AAAAGGTCACGTATCGCCTACAGTGATGAGGTGCGGAACGAGCTCCTGGGGGAAGACGCTGGCTCCTCTGAGAGTCAG CCTAAAGGCCAAGGCTGTTTCTGA
- the LOC120045456 gene encoding RNA-binding protein with serine-rich domain 1-like isoform X1 — MAPSPVRRKEHMDDKAKERGKEKMGATKEGAEKDRGREKEKGRKRRSSTGSSRSSSSSSSGSSSGSSSGSSSSSASSHSGSSSSRSSSSTSSGSPSRRRHDNHRRSRSKSKSSVKKDDKERRKRSPSPRPTKVFLGRLTRNVVKEHIQEIFSTYGKIKMIDMPVDRLRPHLSKGYAYVEFENADEAEKALQQMDGGQIDGQEITATAVLAPRVIRPPPRRPSPPRRMPPPPPMWRRTPPRLRRRSRSPRRRSPVRRRTRSRSPGRRRHRSRSSSNSSR, encoded by the exons AT GGCACCTTCTCCAGTGAGGAGAAAGGAGCATATGGATGACAAGGCAAAAGAGCGAGGAAAGGAGAAAATGGGTGCCACCAAGGAGGGAGCTGAGAAGGACAGGggcagggagaaggagaagggacGCAAGCGACGTAGCTCCACTGGGAGCAGCAG GTCCAGCTCCAGTAGCAGCTCTGGCTCCAGCTCCGGTTCTTCCAGCGGCTCCAGTTCCTCCTCTGCCTCAAGCCACTCCGGGTCTTCCAGCTCCCGATCTTCTAGCTCAACCAGCTCCGGGTCGCCCAGTCGTCGCCGCCACGACAACCACCGCCGCTCACGGTCCAA ATCCAAGTCATCAGTGAAAAAGGATGACAAGGAGAGGCGTAAGAGGAGCCCCAGCCCCCGACCAACTAAGGTGTTCCTGGGCCGCCTCACCAGAAACGTTGTCAAG GAACACATCCAGGAGATCTTCAGCACCTATGGCAAAATCAAGATGATTGACATGCCTGTGGACAGGCTCCGCCCACACCTGTCAAAGGGCTACGCCTACGTGGAGTTTGAGAATGCCGATGAGGCCGAGAAGGCTCTTCAACAGATGGATGGAG GTCAGATTGACGGACAGGAGATCACAGCCACTGCCGTGCTGGCTCCTAGGGTAATACGCCCGCCCCCTCGCAGGCCCTCCCCCCCTCGCAGGATGCCCCCACCACCCCCGATGTGGCGACGCACCCCTCCACGCCTGAGGAGAAG ATCTCGGTCACCGCGGAGACGCTCTCCGGTTCGCCGCAGGACTCGTTCACGCTCGCCCGGTCGCAGACGCCACCGCTCACGCTCCAGCTCCAATTCCTCCCGGTAG